One window of the Pelmatolapia mariae isolate MD_Pm_ZW linkage group LG15, Pm_UMD_F_2, whole genome shotgun sequence genome contains the following:
- the LOC134643546 gene encoding leukotriene B4 receptor 1-like — translation MAQFNSTMVTSNISSSPGDSPHPSLDSSGLVPAVVLSICFLLGCPGNIAVIIVKPNWENMSSLSQSLMLSLAVSDLLCLVTLPLWIYSFLYGWTFRLVGCKIITYFVYCSLYASLLTVTVLSFQRYLQVVNLQRSLNRVRARMLLLPLWLASMILSTPALVFGQLSENQKRTTCSNQYSAEGQRMAVVLTETLVGFVSLSVIVFSYINLYRKVNQAAFFNNPQTTRLITSITVTLVILWMPYLVINVISVAAISLKKEGLVKFSHDIRDTVAAIVFVNSALNPLLYAFTLRLSSLCHKSAQLFIQKFRISQTMSTAPTTEEATQ, via the coding sequence ATGGCACAATTCAACTCCACCATGGTTACTTCTAacatctcctcctctcctggGGATTCACCTCATCCTTCCTTGGACTCCAGCGGTCTGGTTCCTGCAGTAGTGCTGTCCATCTGCTTCCTGCTGGGATGTCCTGGAAACATCGCTGTCATCATTGTCAAGCCAAACTGGGAGAACATGTCCAGTCTGAGTCAGAGTTTGATGCTGAGTCTGGCTGTGTCAGACCTGCTCTGCTTGGTTACCCTTCCACTGTGGATTTACTCATTCCTCTATGGCTGGACCTTTAGGCTGGTGGGCTGTAAAATCATAACATACTTTGTTTATTGCAGTCTTTATGCCAGTCTGCTGACTGTGACTGTGCTGAGTTTCCAGCGATACCTTCAGGTCGTTAACCTGCAGAGGAGTTTAAATCGGGTAAGAGCAAGGATGCTGCTACTTCCGCTCTGGCTGGCTTCAATGATCCTGTCCACTCCTGCTTTAGTCTTTGGACAGTTATCTGAAAATCAGAAACGGACAACATGCAGTAATCAATACTCCGCCGAGGGCCAGAGGATGGCTGTGGTGTTGACAGAGACTCTTGTAGGATTTGTGTCGCtttctgtcattgttttttCATACATCAATCTGTACAGAAAAGTGAATCAGGCAGCATTTTTCAACAATCCACAGACCACCAGACTGATTACCAGCATCACTGTGACCTTGGTTATCCTGTGGATGCCATATCTTGTCATTAATGTAATTAGTGTGGCAGCGATTTCTCTAAAGAAAGAGGGCCTGGTGAAGTTTTCTCATGACATTAGGGACACTGTTGCTGCAATAGTATTTGTAAACAGTGCCCTGAATCCACTTCTGTATGCCTTTACTTTACGTTTGTCCAGCCTGTGCCACAAATCTGCTCAACTTTTCATACAGAAGTTCAGAATTTCCCAAACTATGTCCACAGCTCCCACTACTGAAGAAGCAACTCAATGA
- the LOC134643547 gene encoding leukotriene B4 receptor 1-like, whose protein sequence is MAQLHSTVITLNISSSPGYLPHSFWSSGALGAMVLSICFLLGFPGNIAVIILKPNWKNMSSLSQSLMLNLAVSDLLCTLTTPVLIYSFLNSWTLGLVSCKLIMYFVYCSIYSSLLTVTMLSVQRYLQAVYLERRLHEVKAWKLLVPLWLVVINLSIPALVFQQPVEELHHLTCSSQYASKGQRMAVVLTETLVGSVSLFAIVFSYISLYRKVNQAPLFNNPRTTRLITSIIVTSVVLWIPYRTVTVLGVAAIYSNDENLRKIFEDSWRILGSVTFVNSAVNPLLYAFTSKRLATWCEKIAQQLIQKFRIP, encoded by the coding sequence ATGGCACAACTCCACTCTACTGTGATTACCTTGAACATTTCCTCCTCTCCTGGATATTTACCTCATTCTTTCTGGTCCAGTGGTGCGCTTGGTGCGATGGTGCTGTCCATCTGCTTCCTGCTGGGATTCCCTGGAAACATCGCTGTGATCATTCTCAAGCCAAACTGGAAGAACATGTCCAGTCTGAGTCAAAGTTTGATGCTGAACCTGGCTGTTTCAGACCTTCTCTGCACGCTTACCACACCAGTGTTGATTTACTCTTTCCTCAATAGTTGGACTTTAGGCCTGGTTTCTTGCAAACTCATAATGTACTTTGTGTATTGCAGCATTTATAGCAGCCTGCTGACTGTGACTATGCTGAGTGTCCAGCGATACCTTCAGGCAGTGTACCTTGAGAGGAGGTTACATGAGGTTAAAGCATGGAAGCTGCTGGTTCCACTCTGGCTGGTTGTGATCAACCTGTCCATTCCTGCTTTAGTCTTTCAACAGCCGGTGGAAGAACTGCACCATTTAACATGCAGTAGTCAATACGCCTCCAAAGGGCAGAGGATGGCTGTGGTGTTGACAGAGACTCTTGTAGGATCCGTGTCACTGTTTGCCATTGTTTTTTCATACATCAGTCTCTACAGAAAAGTAAATCAGGCACCTTTGTTCAACAATCCACGGACCACCAGACTGATTACCAGCATTATTGTGACTTCTGTTGTCTTGTGGATTCCATATCGTACCGTAACTGTGCTGGGTGTGGCAGCTATTTACTCAAATGATGAGAACCTGCGGAAGATTTTTGAAGACAGCTGGCGCATTCTTGGATCAGTAACATTTGTAAATAGTGCCGTGAATCCACTCCTGTATGCCTTTACTTCTAAGCGTTTGGCCACCTGGTGCGAAAAAATTGCTCAACAGTTAATACAGAAGTTCAGAATTCCTTAA